The following is a genomic window from Pseudothermotoga thermarum DSM 5069.
CTCTCTCAAAAGGTTTATTCCCACTACAACGTCCACGTCTCCTCGCCTGAGTTTTTTCAGTACCTCCATTCTTTCTATGGCGTCGAGTTCAGAATGAATGTAAAGCGCCCTTATACCAAGTTCTGTCAAATACTCGCTCAGTTTTTCCGCAGTTTTCTTCGTCAGAACAGTTACCAAAGCCCTTTCGTTTCTTTCGATTACTTTTTTTATCTCGCTCACAAGATCATCTATTTGATGTCTTGTTGGCCTAACTTCGACTTCTGGATCGACAAGCCCGGTTGGCCGGATTATCTGCTCAACTATTTGTTCGCTGACTTCGTATTCAAAGGGACCAGGTGTTGCGGACACGAAAATTATCTGGGGAACCTTTTGCAAAAATTCTTCAAAGGTCAAGGGACGGTTGTCAAAAGCCGAAGGAAGTCTAAATCCATATTCAACAAGGTTTTTCTTCCTAGAATACTCTCCTCGCCACATGGCTCTCAGTTGTGGAACTGTGATGTGTGATTCGTCGATGAAAACTATGAAATCCTTGTCGAAGTAGTCTATCAAAGTGTAAGGAGGCTCACCAGGTTTTCTGCCGTCGAAGTGCCGCGAGTAGTTTTCTATCCCAGGACAGTACCCCAAAGTGGAAAGCATTTCTATATCGTAATTTGTTCTTTGTTCCAATCTTTGAGCTTCCAGAAACTTTCCTTGAGAACGAAGCTGCTGCAGCCTTTCGGCAAGTTCTTCCTTTATGGATTGAATGGCTCTGTTTAATTTTTCTTCCGTTGTTATGAATTCAATGGCTGGATAAATAGTTATTTTCTGGAAAACTTCTATTGTAGATCTGTTCAATTTGTCAAAGGTTTCTATTCGATCAATTGTGGAGCCAAAGAATTCTATTCTTATGCCTTCGTCTTGGTACGTTGGAAAGATTTCAAGGACATCTCCTATCAATCTAAAGCATCCTTTAACTGTTATATCACTGCTTCTTTCATAGCCTATTCTTGCAAGTTTTTGTGCTATGACATGTGGGTCAACCTTATCCCCAACTGAAAGCTGTATGTTCATGGTGTCAAAATCCGCTGGATCTCCTGAAGCGTATATGCAAGAAACACTCGCAACGACGATAACGTCCCTTCTTGTCCTAACGGATTTAAACGTCGACATTCGCATTCTCACTATGACGTCGTTTATCGAAGCGTTCTTTTCTATGTACAGATCCTTCGAAGGTATGTAGGCTTCGGGTTGGTAGTAATCGTAGTAGCTTATGAAGTACTCAACTTTGTTGTAGGGGAAAAAAGATTTGAACTCACCGTAAAGCTGTGCCGCAAGAGTTTTGTTTGGAGATATCACAAGCGCGGGTCTGTTGACCCGCGCGATGACGTTTGCCATGGTGAACGTTTTGCCACTGCCTGTTACCCCAAGTAGGGTTTGAAATTTGTAACCTTTCTTTATTCCCTCGACAAGCTTTTCTATAGCTTGTGGTTGATCTCCTGTGGGTTCGAATTCGCTGACAAGTTTGAACACCTTTTTACACCTCTGGTGGTGTGAGATATATAAGACTGTTCAAAAATTTGGTTATTTCAACAGCTTCTTTCCTTGTTGGTTTGACGTTGTTTATGATTTCCAAAGCCGAAACAGATTTGCCATAGAAATCTTTGTTGGCTTCCTCGTCTACTTGTATGATTGATCCTTGCAAGGAAAGACCTGCAAAAAATCCTTTGCTTACAGAGTAAGAATACACCGAAGCTTGCATTTTGTAATCGGTATCAGCCGCCAACGTTCTTCCAAGTGGACCTGCTGCCACACTCACGCTACCACCGAGAGTTACACTACCTGAAGCAAAAGCTTCGACGGCTTTTCGATTCATCAGAACAAGTACAAGTCCAACATTTTGCACACCAATCTGTGGTCCCAAGCTTAATCCTGTCAATTTTGTGAAGATTGGTCCAAACCATTCTCCACTGACAGGATCTCTTCTGAAAACAAAACCTTCTCCATACTGACCACCTATGGCGAAGATTCCTACTTTAAACAGCGAAGGGTAAACGGCTATTCCCTCAGCTTGTCTTAAAAGGTCTATGAAAGCCCCACTGTCTGGAATGTTTGCAAGTTCCTTGAGAATGTCTAAGCCAGATGTTAACCTTTCAACTGCGCTTGCTCCAAAGAAAAACGTTGGAACAAAAAGAATGACAAAAACTA
Proteins encoded in this region:
- a CDS encoding lipid-binding SYLF domain-containing protein, translated to MKKLVFVILFVPTFFFGASAVERLTSGLDILKELANIPDSGAFIDLLRQAEGIAVYPSLFKVGIFAIGGQYGEGFVFRRDPVSGEWFGPIFTKLTGLSLGPQIGVQNVGLVLVLMNRKAVEAFASGSVTLGGSVSVAAGPLGRTLAADTDYKMQASVYSYSVSKGFFAGLSLQGSIIQVDEEANKDFYGKSVSALEIINNVKPTRKEAVEITKFLNSLIYLTPPEV
- the uvrB gene encoding excinuclease ABC subunit UvrB is translated as MFKLVSEFEPTGDQPQAIEKLVEGIKKGYKFQTLLGVTGSGKTFTMANVIARVNRPALVISPNKTLAAQLYGEFKSFFPYNKVEYFISYYDYYQPEAYIPSKDLYIEKNASINDVIVRMRMSTFKSVRTRRDVIVVASVSCIYASGDPADFDTMNIQLSVGDKVDPHVIAQKLARIGYERSSDITVKGCFRLIGDVLEIFPTYQDEGIRIEFFGSTIDRIETFDKLNRSTIEVFQKITIYPAIEFITTEEKLNRAIQSIKEELAERLQQLRSQGKFLEAQRLEQRTNYDIEMLSTLGYCPGIENYSRHFDGRKPGEPPYTLIDYFDKDFIVFIDESHITVPQLRAMWRGEYSRKKNLVEYGFRLPSAFDNRPLTFEEFLQKVPQIIFVSATPGPFEYEVSEQIVEQIIRPTGLVDPEVEVRPTRHQIDDLVSEIKKVIERNERALVTVLTKKTAEKLSEYLTELGIRALYIHSELDAIERMEVLKKLRRGDVDVVVGINLLREGLDLPEVSLVAILDSDKEGFLRSETTLIQIIGRVARNLNGKVLMYADRITPAMERAIKETNRRRMIQIKYNQEHGITPRPIVKPLEIEIFEKFMEKEKIDYLEFAKDLPLEDYAALLEEEMYKAASELRYEDAARLRDELFKVKEELRKRGSHL